The following are encoded in a window of Mycoplasma anserisalpingitidis genomic DNA:
- the rpsT gene encoding 30S ribosomal protein S20, which translates to MANIKSKVKNIAKIEKARARNAAMKSRVRKAIRAAREAVIAKDEKATELVQNAHSIIAKAVQKGVFHPNKGARKQSRLDEFVNKNK; encoded by the coding sequence ATGGCAAATATTAAATCTAAAGTTAAGAACATTGCTAAGATTGAAAAAGCTAGAGCTAGAAATGCAGCTATGAAATCACGTGTTAGAAAAGCTATCCGTGCAGCTCGTGAAGCAGTTATTGCTAAAGATGAAAAAGCAACAGAATTAGTTCAAAATGCTCACTCAATCATTGCTAAAGCAGTTCAAAAAGGTGTTTTCCACCCAAATAAAGGTGCAAGAAAACAATCAAGACTTGATGAATTTGTAAACAAAAACAAATAG
- a CDS encoding type III pantothenate kinase, producing MKQIKYLVVDIGNSNCKINVINQDFKILDNIKIVKIKKYDVNLIVENISKLVIKHKVSTGLIGSVVINLTKKIISQIKKENLGISLFDMEEFRECISYKIDSNLLKQKGIDLIANSEYLSQKFNGQETKGLFLFGTATVFIALKNNSYYEVAITLGLARTIINLIKDASILNKRYYKLISNMSNKEVIEFAKTVIPNIYRGSTISLEGFITECKNIYLNNKNTYFISGGDANLISQNFHQFIEEETTSKGYLLMYKNYKKNTH from the coding sequence ATGAAGCAAATAAAATATTTAGTTGTTGATATTGGAAATTCAAATTGTAAAATTAATGTAATTAACCAAGATTTTAAAATTTTGGATAACATTAAGATAGTTAAAATTAAAAAATACGATGTTAATTTAATAGTTGAAAACATCTCTAAATTAGTTATAAAACACAAAGTTTCTACTGGATTAATTGGTTCGGTGGTAATAAATTTAACTAAAAAAATAATTTCTCAAATCAAAAAAGAAAATTTAGGTATTAGCTTATTTGATATGGAAGAATTCCGTGAATGTATTAGTTATAAAATAGATAGCAACTTATTAAAACAAAAAGGAATTGATTTAATTGCTAATAGTGAATATTTAAGTCAAAAATTTAATGGTCAAGAAACTAAAGGTTTATTTTTATTTGGTACTGCAACAGTTTTTATTGCATTAAAAAATAACTCATATTATGAAGTGGCTATAACTTTAGGTCTAGCTAGAACAATTATCAATTTAATTAAAGATGCTTCTATATTAAATAAGAGATATTACAAACTAATTTCAAATATGAGTAATAAAGAAGTAATAGAATTTGCAAAAACAGTCATTCCAAATATTTACAGGGGATCAACAATCAGTTTAGAAGGTTTTATAACTGAATGCAAAAATATTTATTTAAATAATAAAAACACTTATTTTATAAGTGGTGGTGATGCTAATCTTATAAGCCAAAATTTTCACCAATTCATTGAGGAAGAAACTACTTCTAAAGGTTATTTATTGATGTACAAAAATTATAAAAAAAATACACACTAA